Proteins encoded in a region of the Zea mays cultivar B73 chromosome 2, Zm-B73-REFERENCE-NAM-5.0, whole genome shotgun sequence genome:
- the LOC100284225 gene encoding anther-specific proline-rich protein APG precursor has translation MASRGGASVVLVVLCSSLLGFAPRPGAAGKPLVPAMFVFGDSLVDVGNNNHLASVNDSCKANYRPYGVDYHPGQSPTGRFSNGYNLADHLARWLGFAGSPPPFLSLANARARHTRRTTVSTGINFASGGSGLLPTTGDSVCGGAVVSMAEQVGNFTSLVRTTTWEGSKRRERTAPGLVSESLVFISVGSNDLFEYSDFFADPKNRNVSRNDTAFLGGLVALYATYVKDLYAAGATMFSVVSPSLVGCCPSQRKIAEDTHDVDGFGCLGTANNLSRQLYPMIGSMLESLSQDELPGMKYSLGDAVAMAQWIFTHASTPPNNFTTPDRACCGSGDFGSGACNSSAPLCPNRSSFFFWDRFHPTETLAAVTAQQLFSDNGTFVHPINVQQLVAPSSRP, from the exons atggccagccGTGGCGGCGCATCCGTGGTGCTCGTTGTCCTGTGCAGCTCGCTGCTCGGGTTCGCGCCGCGGCCAGGTGCGGCCGGGAAGCCGCTCGTGCCGGCGATGTTCGTGTTCGGGGACTCCCTGGTGGACGTCGGCAACAACAACCACCTGGCCAGCGTCAACGACAGCTGCAAAGCGAACTACCGGCCCTACGGCGTCGACTACCACCCCGGGCAGTCACCGACCGGCCGGTTCAGCAACGGCTACAACTTGGCGGACCATCTAG CACGATGGCTGGGCTTTGCCGGGAGCCCGCCACCTTTCCTCTCCCTGGCGAACGCGAGGGCGAGGCACACTCGGCGGACGACGGTGAGCACGGGCATCAACTTCGCGTCCGGAGGGTCGGGTCTCCTCCCTACAACCGGCGATTCTGTG TGTGGCGGCGCGGTGGTTTCCATGGCCGAGCAAGTCGGCAACTTCACGAGCCTCGTTCGGACGACGACGTGGGAAGGCAGCAAGAGACGGGAGCGGACGGCGCCCGGTCTCGTCTCCGAGTCGCTCGTCTTCATCAGCGTCGGCAGCAACGACCTGTTCGAGTACAGCGACTTCTTCGCAGACCCTAAGAACCGCAACGTTAGCCGCAACGACACCGCGTTTCTGGGAGGGCTCGTTGCTCTTTACGCGACCTACGTGAAG GATCTGTACGCCGCCGGGGCAACCATGTTCTCCGTCGTTAGCCCGTCGCTGGTCGGGTGCTGCCCGTCGCAGAGGAAGATAGCGGAGGACACGCACGACGTGGACGGCTTCGGCTGCCTCGGCACGGCGAACAACCTCTCCAGGCAGCTGTACCCCATGATCGGCTCCATGCTGGAGAGCCTCAGCCAAGACGAGCTGCCCGGCATGAAGTACTCACTCGGAGACGCCGTCGCGATGGCCCAGTGGATATTCACCCACGCTAGCACACCTCCCAACA ACTTCACTACGCCCGACCGCGCGTGCTGCGGCTCAGGGGATTTCGGCTCGGGCGCGTGCAACAGTTCGGCTCCGCTGTGCCCCAACCGGAGCAGCTTCTTCTTCTGGGACAGGTTCCACCCCACCGAGACGTTGGCGGCGGTCACGGCGCAGCAGCTCTTCAGCGACAACGGGACCTTCGTCCACCCGATCAACGTGCAGCAGCTGGTGGCGCCGTCGTCGCGGCCATGA
- the LOC100193157 gene encoding uncharacterized protein isoform X3: MEAEARNILERAAESSFPPLHAVHHLLSVGSAVLQVCVRCILRLLGAYSSACSYACLTASVLHSFLEEHDESIKGGSCPCLSMNDAYCSVCLGVLLPTFHRDEGLETPNGISHIDNMSSVISQAVHGESYQVDEFSLEISLPPVIAANERAVRLYMKQKYGNENWFKDKMFAQQTMSVKEALRLLIAPSLEKLMNAKHGNNSFRIRLTYTHGDASQKLHSLLPNEHSRKRKPDSRKGGDASNEAHKRNSADGNPIQTSESDSFIYKSLEGIQDQEFCNAFQLPPEKVFKPCHLLISCLRSPTYLGGRYLKLSRNVSQSCWIIDDERMGEASVEEIIGENVRAICRGDSCKFHAAGREDIDVRMLGSGRPFLVEVLNVRSIPSETEVQQIEERINNSEKKYVIVRNLKLVDNEIWTMMREGEAEKQKQYTALIWTSRDLTDDDLHNISIMKEMEIVQKTPIRVLHRRSPLERKRIIHWMEIEKITGSSNYYLLHLCTQHRSHNRVQS, from the exons ATGGAGGCGGAGGCCAGGAACATCCTTGAACGCGCCGCGGAGTCTTCCTTCCCACCGCTGCACGCCGTCCACCACCTCCTTTCCGTCGGG TCTGCCGTATTGCAGGTCTGTGTGCGTTGCATCCTTCGCCTGCTTGGAGCCTATAGCAGTGCCTGCTCATATGCATGTCTTACGGCATCAGTTTTGCATTCGTTCCTTGAAGAACACGATGAGTCCATAAAAGGAGGGTCATGTCCATGTCTATCGATGAATGATGCATATTGCTCTGTCTGCTTGGGAGTATTGCTCCCAACCTTCCATCGAGATGAAGGTCTGGAGACACCTAATGGCATTTCTCATATTGACAACATGTCTTCAGTAATATCTCAAGCAGTGCACGGGGAGAGTTACCAAGTTGATGAGTTTTCTCTAGAAATTTCACTACCGCCGGTTATAGCCGCCAATGAGCGTGCAGTTAG attatatatgaaacaaaaatATGGCAATGAGAATTGGTTCAAGGACAAAATGTTTGCACAACAAACAATGTCAGtgaaggaagccttgcgacttttgATAGCACCATCACTCGAGAAACTAATG AATGCTAAACATGGTAACAATTCATTTAGAATCCGCTTAACATATACTCATGGTGATGCTTCACAAAAGCTTCATAGTTTATTGCCAAATGAGCACAGCCGTAAAAGGAAACCAG ATTCAAGAAAAGGAGGTGATGCTTCGAATGAGGCCCATAAAAGGAATTCAGCAGATGGCAACCCTATACAAACAAGTGAATCAGATTCATTCATCTACAAGAGTCTTGAGGGCATCCAAGATCAAGAATTCTGTAATGCATTTCAGTTGCCTCCTGAAAAG GTGTTTAAACCCTGCCATCTTTTAATATCGTGCTTGAGATCACCTACATATCTTGGTGGAAGATATTTGAAG CTTTCAAGGAACGTCAGTCAGTCATGTTGGATAATAGATGATGAGAGAATGGGTGAAGCTTCAGTTGAG GAGATAATTGGGGAGAATGTTCGTGCCATCTGCAGAGGTGATAGCTGCAAGTTCCATGCTGCTGGGAGAGAAGACATTGAT GTACGGATGCTTGGATCTGGTCGTCCATTTCTAGTTGAAGTACTGAATGTTCGATCCATTCCATCTGAAACTGAAGTTCAACAAATTGAAGAGAGAATTAACAACTCTGAAAAGAAATAT GTCATAGTTCGAAATCTCAAGTTGGTAGATAATGAAATATGGACCATGATGCGTGAAGGAGAAGCAGAGAAACAG AAGCAGTACACTGCCCTTATATGGACTTCTCGTGATCTGACAGATGATGATCTTCATAATATTTCTATTATGAAGGAAATG GAAATTGTACAGAAGACCCCAATAAGAGTACTTCATCGTAGAAGCCCCTTAGAGCGGAAGCGCATCATACACTG GATGGAGATTGAGAAAATCACAGGCAGCTCAAACTACTACTTGCTCCATCTATGCACACAG CATCGGAGCCATAATAGGGTGCAGAGCTGA
- the LOC100193157 gene encoding uncharacterized protein LOC100193157, giving the protein MEAEARNILERAAESSFPPLHAVHHLLSVGVCVRCILRLLGAYSSACSYACLTASVLHSFLEEHDESIKGGSCPCLSMNDAYCSVCLGVLLPTFHRDEGLETPNGISHIDNMSSVISQAVHGESYQVDEFSLEISLPPVIAANERAVRLYMKQKYGNENWFKDKMFAQQTMSVKEALRLLIAPSLEKLMNAKHGNNSFRIRLTYTHGDASQKLHSLLPNEHSRKRKPDSRKGGDASNEAHKRNSADGNPIQTSESDSFIYKSLEGIQDQEFCNAFQLPPEKVFKPCHLLISCLRSPTYLGGRYLKLSRNVSQSCWIIDDERMGEASVEEIIGENVRAICRGDSCKFHAAGREDIDVRMLGSGRPFLVEVLNVRSIPSETEVQQIEERINNSEKKYVIVRNLKLVDNEIWTMMREGEAEKQKQYTALIWTSRDLTDDDLHNISIMKEMEIVQKTPIRVLHRRSPLERKRIIHWMEIEKITGSSNYYLLHLCTQAGTYIKEFVHGDLGRTHPSIGAIIGCRAEILQLDVTDVKMDFLP; this is encoded by the exons ATGGAGGCGGAGGCCAGGAACATCCTTGAACGCGCCGCGGAGTCTTCCTTCCCACCGCTGCACGCCGTCCACCACCTCCTTTCCGTCGGG GTCTGTGTGCGTTGCATCCTTCGCCTGCTTGGAGCCTATAGCAGTGCCTGCTCATATGCATGTCTTACGGCATCAGTTTTGCATTCGTTCCTTGAAGAACACGATGAGTCCATAAAAGGAGGGTCATGTCCATGTCTATCGATGAATGATGCATATTGCTCTGTCTGCTTGGGAGTATTGCTCCCAACCTTCCATCGAGATGAAGGTCTGGAGACACCTAATGGCATTTCTCATATTGACAACATGTCTTCAGTAATATCTCAAGCAGTGCACGGGGAGAGTTACCAAGTTGATGAGTTTTCTCTAGAAATTTCACTACCGCCGGTTATAGCCGCCAATGAGCGTGCAGTTAG attatatatgaaacaaaaatATGGCAATGAGAATTGGTTCAAGGACAAAATGTTTGCACAACAAACAATGTCAGtgaaggaagccttgcgacttttgATAGCACCATCACTCGAGAAACTAATG AATGCTAAACATGGTAACAATTCATTTAGAATCCGCTTAACATATACTCATGGTGATGCTTCACAAAAGCTTCATAGTTTATTGCCAAATGAGCACAGCCGTAAAAGGAAACCAG ATTCAAGAAAAGGAGGTGATGCTTCGAATGAGGCCCATAAAAGGAATTCAGCAGATGGCAACCCTATACAAACAAGTGAATCAGATTCATTCATCTACAAGAGTCTTGAGGGCATCCAAGATCAAGAATTCTGTAATGCATTTCAGTTGCCTCCTGAAAAG GTGTTTAAACCCTGCCATCTTTTAATATCGTGCTTGAGATCACCTACATATCTTGGTGGAAGATATTTGAAG CTTTCAAGGAACGTCAGTCAGTCATGTTGGATAATAGATGATGAGAGAATGGGTGAAGCTTCAGTTGAG GAGATAATTGGGGAGAATGTTCGTGCCATCTGCAGAGGTGATAGCTGCAAGTTCCATGCTGCTGGGAGAGAAGACATTGAT GTACGGATGCTTGGATCTGGTCGTCCATTTCTAGTTGAAGTACTGAATGTTCGATCCATTCCATCTGAAACTGAAGTTCAACAAATTGAAGAGAGAATTAACAACTCTGAAAAGAAATAT GTCATAGTTCGAAATCTCAAGTTGGTAGATAATGAAATATGGACCATGATGCGTGAAGGAGAAGCAGAGAAACAG AAGCAGTACACTGCCCTTATATGGACTTCTCGTGATCTGACAGATGATGATCTTCATAATATTTCTATTATGAAGGAAATG GAAATTGTACAGAAGACCCCAATAAGAGTACTTCATCGTAGAAGCCCCTTAGAGCGGAAGCGCATCATACACTG GATGGAGATTGAGAAAATCACAGGCAGCTCAAACTACTACTTGCTCCATCTATGCACACAG GCTGGAACATACATCAAGGAATTTGTGCATGGTGATCTTGGACGCACGCATCCCAG CATCGGAGCCATAATAGGGTGCAGAGCTGAGATATTGCAACTCGATGTCACTGATGTTAAGATGGACTTTCTCCCGTAG
- the LOC100193157 gene encoding uncharacterized protein isoform X4: MEAEARNILERAAESSFPPLHAVHHLLSVGVCVRCILRLLGAYSSACSYACLTASVLHSFLEEHDESIKGGSCPCLSMNDAYCSVCLGVLLPTFHRDEGLETPNGISHIDNMSSVISQAVHGESYQVDEFSLEISLPPVIAANERAVRLYMKQKYGNENWFKDKMFAQQTMSVKEALRLLIAPSLEKLMNAKHGNNSFRIRLTYTHGDASQKLHSLLPNEHSRKRKPDSRKGGDASNEAHKRNSADGNPIQTSESDSFIYKSLEGIQDQEFCNAFQLPPEKVFKPCHLLISCLRSPTYLGGRYLKLSRNVSQSCWIIDDERMGEASVEEIIGENVRAICRGDSCKFHAAGREDIDVRMLGSGRPFLVEVLNVRSIPSETEVQQIEERINNSEKKYVIVRNLKLVDNEIWTMMREGEAEKQKQYTALIWTSRDLTDDDLHNISIMKEMEIVQKTPIRVLHRRSPLERKRIIHWMEIEKITGSSNYYLLHLCTQHRSHNRVQS, encoded by the exons ATGGAGGCGGAGGCCAGGAACATCCTTGAACGCGCCGCGGAGTCTTCCTTCCCACCGCTGCACGCCGTCCACCACCTCCTTTCCGTCGGG GTCTGTGTGCGTTGCATCCTTCGCCTGCTTGGAGCCTATAGCAGTGCCTGCTCATATGCATGTCTTACGGCATCAGTTTTGCATTCGTTCCTTGAAGAACACGATGAGTCCATAAAAGGAGGGTCATGTCCATGTCTATCGATGAATGATGCATATTGCTCTGTCTGCTTGGGAGTATTGCTCCCAACCTTCCATCGAGATGAAGGTCTGGAGACACCTAATGGCATTTCTCATATTGACAACATGTCTTCAGTAATATCTCAAGCAGTGCACGGGGAGAGTTACCAAGTTGATGAGTTTTCTCTAGAAATTTCACTACCGCCGGTTATAGCCGCCAATGAGCGTGCAGTTAG attatatatgaaacaaaaatATGGCAATGAGAATTGGTTCAAGGACAAAATGTTTGCACAACAAACAATGTCAGtgaaggaagccttgcgacttttgATAGCACCATCACTCGAGAAACTAATG AATGCTAAACATGGTAACAATTCATTTAGAATCCGCTTAACATATACTCATGGTGATGCTTCACAAAAGCTTCATAGTTTATTGCCAAATGAGCACAGCCGTAAAAGGAAACCAG ATTCAAGAAAAGGAGGTGATGCTTCGAATGAGGCCCATAAAAGGAATTCAGCAGATGGCAACCCTATACAAACAAGTGAATCAGATTCATTCATCTACAAGAGTCTTGAGGGCATCCAAGATCAAGAATTCTGTAATGCATTTCAGTTGCCTCCTGAAAAG GTGTTTAAACCCTGCCATCTTTTAATATCGTGCTTGAGATCACCTACATATCTTGGTGGAAGATATTTGAAG CTTTCAAGGAACGTCAGTCAGTCATGTTGGATAATAGATGATGAGAGAATGGGTGAAGCTTCAGTTGAG GAGATAATTGGGGAGAATGTTCGTGCCATCTGCAGAGGTGATAGCTGCAAGTTCCATGCTGCTGGGAGAGAAGACATTGAT GTACGGATGCTTGGATCTGGTCGTCCATTTCTAGTTGAAGTACTGAATGTTCGATCCATTCCATCTGAAACTGAAGTTCAACAAATTGAAGAGAGAATTAACAACTCTGAAAAGAAATAT GTCATAGTTCGAAATCTCAAGTTGGTAGATAATGAAATATGGACCATGATGCGTGAAGGAGAAGCAGAGAAACAG AAGCAGTACACTGCCCTTATATGGACTTCTCGTGATCTGACAGATGATGATCTTCATAATATTTCTATTATGAAGGAAATG GAAATTGTACAGAAGACCCCAATAAGAGTACTTCATCGTAGAAGCCCCTTAGAGCGGAAGCGCATCATACACTG GATGGAGATTGAGAAAATCACAGGCAGCTCAAACTACTACTTGCTCCATCTATGCACACAG CATCGGAGCCATAATAGGGTGCAGAGCTGA
- the LOC100193157 gene encoding uncharacterized protein isoform X2 gives MEAEARNILERAAESSFPPLHAVHHLLSVGSAVLQVCVRCILRLLGAYSSACSYACLTASVLHSFLEEHDESIKGGSCPCLSMNDAYCSVCLGVLLPTFHRDEGLETPNGISHIDNMSSVISQAVHGESYQVDEFSLEISLPPVIAANERAVRLYMKQKYGNENWFKDKMFAQQTMSVKEALRLLIAPSLEKLMNAKHGNNSFRIRLTYTHGDASQKLHSLLPNEHSRKRKPDSRKGGDASNEAHKRNSADGNPIQTSESDSFIYKSLEGIQDQEFCNAFQLPPEKVFKPCHLLISCLRSPTYLGGRYLKLSRNVSQSCWIIDDERMGEASVEEIIGENVRAICRGDSCKFHAAGREDIDVRMLGSGRPFLVEVLNVRSIPSETEVQQIEERINNSEKKYVIVRNLKLVDNEIWTMMREGEAEKQKQYTALIWTSRDLTDDDLHNISIMKEMEIVQKTPIRVLHRRSPLERKRIIHWMEIEKITGSSNYYLLHLCTQAGTYIKEFVHGDLGRTHPSNTTILIGLVPLCLLQHRSHNRVQS, from the exons ATGGAGGCGGAGGCCAGGAACATCCTTGAACGCGCCGCGGAGTCTTCCTTCCCACCGCTGCACGCCGTCCACCACCTCCTTTCCGTCGGG TCTGCCGTATTGCAGGTCTGTGTGCGTTGCATCCTTCGCCTGCTTGGAGCCTATAGCAGTGCCTGCTCATATGCATGTCTTACGGCATCAGTTTTGCATTCGTTCCTTGAAGAACACGATGAGTCCATAAAAGGAGGGTCATGTCCATGTCTATCGATGAATGATGCATATTGCTCTGTCTGCTTGGGAGTATTGCTCCCAACCTTCCATCGAGATGAAGGTCTGGAGACACCTAATGGCATTTCTCATATTGACAACATGTCTTCAGTAATATCTCAAGCAGTGCACGGGGAGAGTTACCAAGTTGATGAGTTTTCTCTAGAAATTTCACTACCGCCGGTTATAGCCGCCAATGAGCGTGCAGTTAG attatatatgaaacaaaaatATGGCAATGAGAATTGGTTCAAGGACAAAATGTTTGCACAACAAACAATGTCAGtgaaggaagccttgcgacttttgATAGCACCATCACTCGAGAAACTAATG AATGCTAAACATGGTAACAATTCATTTAGAATCCGCTTAACATATACTCATGGTGATGCTTCACAAAAGCTTCATAGTTTATTGCCAAATGAGCACAGCCGTAAAAGGAAACCAG ATTCAAGAAAAGGAGGTGATGCTTCGAATGAGGCCCATAAAAGGAATTCAGCAGATGGCAACCCTATACAAACAAGTGAATCAGATTCATTCATCTACAAGAGTCTTGAGGGCATCCAAGATCAAGAATTCTGTAATGCATTTCAGTTGCCTCCTGAAAAG GTGTTTAAACCCTGCCATCTTTTAATATCGTGCTTGAGATCACCTACATATCTTGGTGGAAGATATTTGAAG CTTTCAAGGAACGTCAGTCAGTCATGTTGGATAATAGATGATGAGAGAATGGGTGAAGCTTCAGTTGAG GAGATAATTGGGGAGAATGTTCGTGCCATCTGCAGAGGTGATAGCTGCAAGTTCCATGCTGCTGGGAGAGAAGACATTGAT GTACGGATGCTTGGATCTGGTCGTCCATTTCTAGTTGAAGTACTGAATGTTCGATCCATTCCATCTGAAACTGAAGTTCAACAAATTGAAGAGAGAATTAACAACTCTGAAAAGAAATAT GTCATAGTTCGAAATCTCAAGTTGGTAGATAATGAAATATGGACCATGATGCGTGAAGGAGAAGCAGAGAAACAG AAGCAGTACACTGCCCTTATATGGACTTCTCGTGATCTGACAGATGATGATCTTCATAATATTTCTATTATGAAGGAAATG GAAATTGTACAGAAGACCCCAATAAGAGTACTTCATCGTAGAAGCCCCTTAGAGCGGAAGCGCATCATACACTG GATGGAGATTGAGAAAATCACAGGCAGCTCAAACTACTACTTGCTCCATCTATGCACACAG GCTGGAACATACATCAAGGAATTTGTGCATGGTGATCTTGGACGCACGCATCCCAG TAACACTACAATCCTGATAGGCCTCGTTCCACTTTGCCTATTGCAGCATCGGAGCCATAATAGGGTGCAGAGCTGA
- the LOC100193157 gene encoding uncharacterized protein isoform X1, which translates to MEAEARNILERAAESSFPPLHAVHHLLSVGSAVLQVCVRCILRLLGAYSSACSYACLTASVLHSFLEEHDESIKGGSCPCLSMNDAYCSVCLGVLLPTFHRDEGLETPNGISHIDNMSSVISQAVHGESYQVDEFSLEISLPPVIAANERAVRLYMKQKYGNENWFKDKMFAQQTMSVKEALRLLIAPSLEKLMNAKHGNNSFRIRLTYTHGDASQKLHSLLPNEHSRKRKPDSRKGGDASNEAHKRNSADGNPIQTSESDSFIYKSLEGIQDQEFCNAFQLPPEKVFKPCHLLISCLRSPTYLGGRYLKLSRNVSQSCWIIDDERMGEASVEEIIGENVRAICRGDSCKFHAAGREDIDVRMLGSGRPFLVEVLNVRSIPSETEVQQIEERINNSEKKYVIVRNLKLVDNEIWTMMREGEAEKQKQYTALIWTSRDLTDDDLHNISIMKEMEIVQKTPIRVLHRRSPLERKRIIHWMEIEKITGSSNYYLLHLCTQAGTYIKEFVHGDLGRTHPSIGAIIGCRAEILQLDVTDVKMDFLP; encoded by the exons ATGGAGGCGGAGGCCAGGAACATCCTTGAACGCGCCGCGGAGTCTTCCTTCCCACCGCTGCACGCCGTCCACCACCTCCTTTCCGTCGGG TCTGCCGTATTGCAGGTCTGTGTGCGTTGCATCCTTCGCCTGCTTGGAGCCTATAGCAGTGCCTGCTCATATGCATGTCTTACGGCATCAGTTTTGCATTCGTTCCTTGAAGAACACGATGAGTCCATAAAAGGAGGGTCATGTCCATGTCTATCGATGAATGATGCATATTGCTCTGTCTGCTTGGGAGTATTGCTCCCAACCTTCCATCGAGATGAAGGTCTGGAGACACCTAATGGCATTTCTCATATTGACAACATGTCTTCAGTAATATCTCAAGCAGTGCACGGGGAGAGTTACCAAGTTGATGAGTTTTCTCTAGAAATTTCACTACCGCCGGTTATAGCCGCCAATGAGCGTGCAGTTAG attatatatgaaacaaaaatATGGCAATGAGAATTGGTTCAAGGACAAAATGTTTGCACAACAAACAATGTCAGtgaaggaagccttgcgacttttgATAGCACCATCACTCGAGAAACTAATG AATGCTAAACATGGTAACAATTCATTTAGAATCCGCTTAACATATACTCATGGTGATGCTTCACAAAAGCTTCATAGTTTATTGCCAAATGAGCACAGCCGTAAAAGGAAACCAG ATTCAAGAAAAGGAGGTGATGCTTCGAATGAGGCCCATAAAAGGAATTCAGCAGATGGCAACCCTATACAAACAAGTGAATCAGATTCATTCATCTACAAGAGTCTTGAGGGCATCCAAGATCAAGAATTCTGTAATGCATTTCAGTTGCCTCCTGAAAAG GTGTTTAAACCCTGCCATCTTTTAATATCGTGCTTGAGATCACCTACATATCTTGGTGGAAGATATTTGAAG CTTTCAAGGAACGTCAGTCAGTCATGTTGGATAATAGATGATGAGAGAATGGGTGAAGCTTCAGTTGAG GAGATAATTGGGGAGAATGTTCGTGCCATCTGCAGAGGTGATAGCTGCAAGTTCCATGCTGCTGGGAGAGAAGACATTGAT GTACGGATGCTTGGATCTGGTCGTCCATTTCTAGTTGAAGTACTGAATGTTCGATCCATTCCATCTGAAACTGAAGTTCAACAAATTGAAGAGAGAATTAACAACTCTGAAAAGAAATAT GTCATAGTTCGAAATCTCAAGTTGGTAGATAATGAAATATGGACCATGATGCGTGAAGGAGAAGCAGAGAAACAG AAGCAGTACACTGCCCTTATATGGACTTCTCGTGATCTGACAGATGATGATCTTCATAATATTTCTATTATGAAGGAAATG GAAATTGTACAGAAGACCCCAATAAGAGTACTTCATCGTAGAAGCCCCTTAGAGCGGAAGCGCATCATACACTG GATGGAGATTGAGAAAATCACAGGCAGCTCAAACTACTACTTGCTCCATCTATGCACACAG GCTGGAACATACATCAAGGAATTTGTGCATGGTGATCTTGGACGCACGCATCCCAG CATCGGAGCCATAATAGGGTGCAGAGCTGAGATATTGCAACTCGATGTCACTGATGTTAAGATGGACTTTCTCCCGTAG
- the LOC100193157 gene encoding uncharacterized protein isoform X5, which yields MNDAYCSVCLGVLLPTFHRDEGLETPNGISHIDNMSSVISQAVHGESYQVDEFSLEISLPPVIAANERAVRLYMKQKYGNENWFKDKMFAQQTMSVKEALRLLIAPSLEKLMNAKHGNNSFRIRLTYTHGDASQKLHSLLPNEHSRKRKPDSRKGGDASNEAHKRNSADGNPIQTSESDSFIYKSLEGIQDQEFCNAFQLPPEKVFKPCHLLISCLRSPTYLGGRYLKLSRNVSQSCWIIDDERMGEASVEEIIGENVRAICRGDSCKFHAAGREDIDVRMLGSGRPFLVEVLNVRSIPSETEVQQIEERINNSEKKYVIVRNLKLVDNEIWTMMREGEAEKQKQYTALIWTSRDLTDDDLHNISIMKEMEIVQKTPIRVLHRRSPLERKRIIHWMEIEKITGSSNYYLLHLCTQAGTYIKEFVHGDLGRTHPSIGAIIGCRAEILQLDVTDVKMDFLP from the exons ATGAATGATGCATATTGCTCTGTCTGCTTGGGAGTATTGCTCCCAACCTTCCATCGAGATGAAGGTCTGGAGACACCTAATGGCATTTCTCATATTGACAACATGTCTTCAGTAATATCTCAAGCAGTGCACGGGGAGAGTTACCAAGTTGATGAGTTTTCTCTAGAAATTTCACTACCGCCGGTTATAGCCGCCAATGAGCGTGCAGTTAG attatatatgaaacaaaaatATGGCAATGAGAATTGGTTCAAGGACAAAATGTTTGCACAACAAACAATGTCAGtgaaggaagccttgcgacttttgATAGCACCATCACTCGAGAAACTAATG AATGCTAAACATGGTAACAATTCATTTAGAATCCGCTTAACATATACTCATGGTGATGCTTCACAAAAGCTTCATAGTTTATTGCCAAATGAGCACAGCCGTAAAAGGAAACCAG ATTCAAGAAAAGGAGGTGATGCTTCGAATGAGGCCCATAAAAGGAATTCAGCAGATGGCAACCCTATACAAACAAGTGAATCAGATTCATTCATCTACAAGAGTCTTGAGGGCATCCAAGATCAAGAATTCTGTAATGCATTTCAGTTGCCTCCTGAAAAG GTGTTTAAACCCTGCCATCTTTTAATATCGTGCTTGAGATCACCTACATATCTTGGTGGAAGATATTTGAAG CTTTCAAGGAACGTCAGTCAGTCATGTTGGATAATAGATGATGAGAGAATGGGTGAAGCTTCAGTTGAG GAGATAATTGGGGAGAATGTTCGTGCCATCTGCAGAGGTGATAGCTGCAAGTTCCATGCTGCTGGGAGAGAAGACATTGAT GTACGGATGCTTGGATCTGGTCGTCCATTTCTAGTTGAAGTACTGAATGTTCGATCCATTCCATCTGAAACTGAAGTTCAACAAATTGAAGAGAGAATTAACAACTCTGAAAAGAAATAT GTCATAGTTCGAAATCTCAAGTTGGTAGATAATGAAATATGGACCATGATGCGTGAAGGAGAAGCAGAGAAACAG AAGCAGTACACTGCCCTTATATGGACTTCTCGTGATCTGACAGATGATGATCTTCATAATATTTCTATTATGAAGGAAATG GAAATTGTACAGAAGACCCCAATAAGAGTACTTCATCGTAGAAGCCCCTTAGAGCGGAAGCGCATCATACACTG GATGGAGATTGAGAAAATCACAGGCAGCTCAAACTACTACTTGCTCCATCTATGCACACAG GCTGGAACATACATCAAGGAATTTGTGCATGGTGATCTTGGACGCACGCATCCCAG CATCGGAGCCATAATAGGGTGCAGAGCTGAGATATTGCAACTCGATGTCACTGATGTTAAGATGGACTTTCTCCCGTAG